The following are from one region of the Methyloversatilis discipulorum genome:
- the ruvC gene encoding crossover junction endodeoxyribonuclease RuvC codes for MRILGIDPGLRITGFGVLEAEGAKLRYVASGRITSNEREPLPSRIATLFAGIREVVDTWQPTHAAVEIVFVNVNPQSTLLLGQARGAALSALTATGLPVAEYTALQVKQAVVGHGKANKEQVQYMVARLLALAAAPGTDAADALACAICHAHAARGMGAIGGPGARRRGGRIIARRPA; via the coding sequence ATGCGCATCCTGGGCATAGACCCTGGCCTGCGCATCACCGGCTTCGGCGTACTCGAAGCCGAGGGCGCAAAGCTGCGTTACGTCGCCAGCGGCCGCATCACCTCGAACGAGCGCGAGCCGCTGCCGTCGCGCATTGCCACGCTGTTCGCCGGCATACGCGAAGTGGTCGATACCTGGCAGCCGACGCACGCGGCGGTGGAAATCGTCTTCGTGAACGTGAATCCACAATCGACGCTGCTGCTCGGTCAGGCGCGCGGTGCCGCGCTGTCGGCGTTGACCGCCACCGGCCTGCCGGTAGCCGAGTACACCGCGCTGCAGGTGAAGCAGGCCGTGGTCGGCCACGGCAAGGCGAACAAGGAACAGGTGCAGTACATGGTGGCCCGCCTGCTGGCGCTGGCCGCGGCCCCCGGCACCGACGCTGCCGACGCGCTGGCCTGCGCCATCTGCCACGCCCACGCGGCGCGCGGCATGGGCGCCATCGGCGGCCCCGGCGCCCGCCGGCGCGGCGGGCGTATCATCGCGCGTCGTCCGGCCTGA
- the ruvA gene encoding Holliday junction branch migration protein RuvA: MIGRLTGSLLEKNPPRILLDVQGVGYEVDVPMSTFYNLPAIGERVTLHTHFVVREDGHFLFGFGAPAELAAFRQLVKISGIGPRMALAVLSGMSVDELARVVAMQEAGRLTKIPGIGKKTAERLLLELRDKLMPTVSLAAAVAPDAGADILNALMALGYSDREAQAALKTLPEGVSVSDGIRQALKALSKA, encoded by the coding sequence ATGATCGGTCGCCTCACCGGCTCGCTGCTGGAAAAGAATCCGCCGCGCATCCTGCTCGACGTGCAGGGCGTGGGCTATGAAGTCGATGTGCCGATGAGCACCTTCTACAACCTGCCCGCCATCGGCGAGCGGGTGACGCTGCACACGCATTTCGTCGTGCGCGAGGACGGGCATTTCCTGTTCGGCTTCGGCGCGCCGGCCGAGCTCGCGGCCTTTCGCCAGCTGGTGAAGATCAGCGGCATCGGCCCGCGCATGGCGCTGGCCGTGCTGTCCGGCATGTCGGTCGACGAACTGGCGCGCGTGGTGGCGATGCAGGAGGCGGGCCGGCTGACCAAGATCCCGGGCATCGGCAAGAAGACGGCCGAGCGTTTGCTGCTCGAACTGCGTGACAAGCTGATGCCGACCGTGTCGCTGGCTGCTGCGGTGGCGCCCGATGCCGGCGCCGACATCCTGAACGCGCTGATGGCGCTCGGTTACAGCGATCGCGAGGCGCAGGCGGCGCTGAAGACCTTGCCGGAAGGCGTCAGCGTGTCCGATGGCATCCGCCAGGCCCTGAAGGCGCTTTCGAAGGCCTGA
- a CDS encoding EAL and HDOD domain-containing protein: MDQDVFFTREPVVNKQRAITATRLRVHAPDCATAVAALESIGDDWPLARPVFVGLAGCRPDATLADWIAPEGAMLEVAAPSLADPVTAQAVSQLAQSGLPLVLSDYKAGTEIPAGLAFRFVMADARVQPVTIRVPGILIATGIDEPAAFDAAIKAGYGGAAGWFFKAGQTTAKKLAPAHAQIVRVLNLVRRNADPKQIEDAMKQDVALSFKLLRYINSAGFGLMCQVQSFRHAVVILGYEKLNKWLSLLLVTAGKDPSAPALMQAAIARGRLMEVLGAEFFPREEHDNLFITGAFSLLDRLLGAPMDKVLEEMSLPDRISDALLGQDGAYTPFLKLARACEDASADALSELTHALGLSADAVNRAQLSALKFADTLEF; encoded by the coding sequence ATGGACCAGGACGTTTTCTTCACCCGGGAACCGGTGGTCAACAAGCAGCGGGCGATCACTGCCACACGGCTGCGCGTGCACGCACCGGACTGCGCGACCGCGGTGGCCGCGCTCGAATCGATCGGCGATGACTGGCCGCTGGCGCGCCCGGTCTTCGTCGGCCTCGCCGGTTGCCGGCCGGACGCCACGCTGGCCGACTGGATCGCGCCCGAGGGCGCCATGCTCGAGGTCGCCGCGCCGTCGCTGGCCGACCCGGTGACCGCGCAGGCGGTGTCGCAGCTGGCCCAGTCAGGGCTGCCGCTGGTGTTGTCCGATTACAAGGCCGGTACCGAAATACCGGCCGGCCTCGCCTTCCGCTTCGTGATGGCCGACGCGCGCGTGCAGCCGGTCACGATCCGCGTGCCGGGCATCCTGATCGCCACCGGCATCGATGAACCCGCTGCGTTCGATGCCGCGATCAAGGCCGGTTACGGCGGCGCCGCCGGCTGGTTCTTCAAGGCCGGCCAGACCACGGCGAAGAAGCTCGCACCGGCGCATGCGCAGATCGTGCGCGTGCTGAATCTGGTCCGCCGCAACGCCGACCCCAAGCAGATCGAGGACGCGATGAAGCAGGACGTGGCGCTGTCCTTCAAGCTGCTGCGCTACATCAACTCGGCCGGTTTCGGCCTGATGTGTCAGGTGCAGTCCTTCCGCCACGCCGTCGTCATCCTCGGCTACGAAAAGCTGAACAAGTGGCTGTCGCTGCTGCTGGTAACCGCCGGCAAGGATCCGTCGGCGCCGGCGCTGATGCAGGCGGCGATCGCCCGCGGCCGGCTGATGGAGGTGCTGGGCGCCGAGTTCTTCCCGCGCGAGGAGCACGACAACCTATTCATCACCGGCGCCTTCTCGCTGCTCGACCGTCTGCTCGGCGCGCCGATGGACAAGGTGCTCGAAGAAATGTCGCTGCCGGACCGCATCAGCGACGCGCTGCTCGGTCAGGACGGCGCCTACACACCGTTCCTGAAACTGGCCCGCGCCTGCGAGGATGCGTCGGCCGATGCATTGTCGGAACTGACGCACGCACTCGGCCTGAGCGCCGACGCCGTCAATCGCGCCCAGCTGTCGGCGCTGAAGTTCGCCGACACGCTTGAGTTCTGA
- a CDS encoding CDP-6-deoxy-delta-3,4-glucoseen reductase, giving the protein MSYQVTLQPSQHQFATDSETRLLDAALAAGFNLPYGCRNGACGSCKGKILSGTVDYGQYQAAKLTEQEKTQGYALFCVAKACSDLVLECREVGGLKDIAVRTLPTRVQEMQKLAPDVMLLKLKLPANERLQFLAGQYIDFLLKEGKRRSFSIANAPHDDEFITLHIREVPGGHFTGHVFGAMKERDILRFEGPHGSFFLREDVERPVVMVAGGTGFAPIKAVIEHAIKIGYTQPITLYWGARTKQDLYMHDLAQSWVGALPGFRYVPVLSEPAAGDAWDGRTGFVHQVVMADLPDLSGHQVYACGGPAMIDAAKEDFTRQCGLPIEHFHADSFTYST; this is encoded by the coding sequence ATGTCCTATCAGGTCACGCTCCAGCCCAGCCAGCACCAGTTCGCTACCGATTCCGAAACCCGCCTGCTCGACGCCGCCCTCGCCGCAGGCTTCAACCTTCCGTATGGCTGCCGCAACGGCGCCTGCGGCTCGTGCAAGGGCAAGATACTGTCCGGCACCGTCGATTACGGCCAGTATCAGGCCGCCAAGCTGACCGAGCAGGAGAAGACCCAGGGCTATGCGCTGTTCTGCGTCGCGAAGGCCTGTTCCGATCTGGTGCTCGAATGCCGCGAGGTCGGCGGCCTGAAGGACATCGCGGTGCGCACCCTGCCCACCCGCGTGCAGGAGATGCAGAAACTTGCGCCCGACGTGATGCTGCTCAAGCTGAAGCTGCCGGCCAACGAGCGCCTGCAGTTCCTGGCCGGCCAGTACATCGACTTCCTGCTGAAGGAGGGAAAGCGTCGCAGCTTCTCGATCGCCAATGCGCCGCACGACGATGAGTTCATCACGCTGCACATCCGCGAAGTGCCGGGCGGTCATTTCACCGGCCACGTGTTCGGCGCAATGAAGGAACGCGACATCCTGCGTTTCGAAGGCCCGCACGGCAGCTTCTTCCTGCGCGAGGACGTCGAGCGCCCGGTGGTGATGGTGGCCGGCGGCACCGGTTTCGCGCCGATCAAGGCGGTGATCGAACATGCGATCAAGATCGGTTACACGCAGCCGATCACGCTGTACTGGGGTGCGCGCACGAAACAGGACCTCTACATGCACGATCTCGCGCAGAGCTGGGTCGGCGCCCTGCCCGGCTTCCGCTACGTGCCGGTACTGTCGGAGCCGGCCGCTGGCGACGCATGGGACGGCCGCACCGGCTTCGTCCACCAGGTCGTCATGGCCGATCTGCCCGACCTGTCGGGTCACCAGGTCTATGCCTGTGGCGGCCCGGCGATGATCGATGCGGCGAAGGAGGACTTCACCCGCCAGTGCGGGCTGCCGATAGAGCATTTTCACGCCGACTCCTTCACCTATTCGACCTAA